One Aspergillus oryzae RIB40 DNA, chromosome 2 genomic window carries:
- a CDS encoding E2 ubiquitin-conjugating protein UBC8 (ubiquitin-protein ligase): MSDYEVTLVNDNSKQEFYVRFKGPEESRYLDTQAPMSFTYSDTAPFSGGHWKIHVELPDQYPYKSPSIGFVNRIFHPNIDELSGSVCLDVINQTWSPMYDMINIFEVFLPQLLRYPNPSDPLNGEAAAMLMREPKSYEAKVKEYVAKYASKEAVDDAGEDTESEDELSSAGSYESGGEEPAGTMDDV; this comes from the exons ATGAGTGACTATGAGGTGACCCTAGTCAATGATAATAGTAA GCAAGAATTTTATGTCCGCTTCAAAGGCCCTGAGGAAAGTAGGTATTTGGATACCCAGGCGCCTATGTCTTTTACTTACAGCGACACAGCACCTTTCTCCGGTGGTCACTGGAAGATCCACGTCGAGTTACCCGACCAATACCCCTACAAGAGCCCTAGTATCGGGTTCGTAAATCGGATATTCCACCCCAACATTGACGAGCT TTCCGGATCGGTTTGCCTGGATGTCATCAACCAAACATGGTCACCGATGTACGACATGATCAACATCTTTGAGGTCTTCCTTCCACAACTCCTGCGCTATCCGAACCCATCGGACCCGCTAAACGGTGAAGCTGCCGCAATGCTGATGAGGGAACCTAAGAGTTACGAGGCCAAGGTGAAGG AATACGTGGCAAAGTACGCTAGCAAAGAGGCCGTCGACGATGCCGGAGAAGACACAGAGTCTGAAGATGAACTGAGTTCCGCGGGCAGCTACGAATCCGGCGGGGAAGAACCAGCCGGTACGATGGACGATGTGTAA
- a CDS encoding ubiquitin-like protein ATG12 (predicted protein) — protein sequence MDPSSPQHPSQDSPRPTQNLSAGSRASLSHRPASRKQSSDSTSNNKNAPIPDDEHGADMPLTMSASVVLTSLPRDAHQALADAEAVDKGKVTVRFQPLASAPILKNKVFKISASQKFETVVKFLRKKLDCKETDSVFCYVNSVFAPGLDEGVGGLWRCFKVDDQLIVSYSMTPAFG from the exons ATGGACCCCTCATCTCCGCAACACCCCTCTCAGGACTCCCCGAGACCGACCCAGAATTTGTCCGCCGGTTCGCGGGCGAGTCTGAGCCATCGACCCGCCAGTCGGAAGCAAAGCTCAGACTCTACATCCAATAATAAGAATGCTCCCATTCCAGATGATGAACATGGGGCGGATATGCCCCTGACCATGTCCGCTTCGGTGGTGTTAACCAGCCTACCGCGTGATGCCCATCAAGCGCTGGCAGATGCCGAGGCCGTTGATAAGGGGAAAG TTACAGTCCGCTTCCAACCTCTGGCTTCAGCGCCCATACTGAAAAACAAGGTTTTCAAAATCAGTGCCTCCCAGAAATTTGAGACTGTCGTCAAGTTCCTCAGAAAGAAATTAGATTGCAAAGAGACGGATTCTGTTTTCTGTTATGTCAATAGCGTCTTTGCGCCGGGGCTGGATGAGGGTGTCGGGGGCTTGTGGAGA TGCTTTAAGGTTGATGATCAATTGATTGTCTCATACTCCATGACGCCTGCGTTTGGGTGA
- a CDS encoding 3-methyl-2-oxobutanoate hydroxymethyltransferase ECM31 (ketopantoate hydroxymethyltransferase), protein MASSRAAAQLMLPLRSVSRSIVSRSTHISMIKPFLAVVNSSISRGPAQCAHSVRHSSHSPMGATTTNPRKKVTLQTLRNLHKKGEPITMLTAHDFPSGHIAEAAGMEMILVGDSLAMVALGMEDTSEVVMEEMLLHCRSVARASKSAFTIADLPMGSYEVSPEQGLQSAIRIIKEGRMQGIKLEGGAEMAPTIKRITQAGIPVVGHIGLTPQRQNALGGFRVQGKSTAGALKLLKDAMAVQEAGAFMMVLEAVPAEIAAIITKKLRVPTIGIGAGNGCSGQVLVQIDMTGNFPPGRFLPKFVKRYADVWGEAFKGIQQYREEVKSRVYPSEEYTYPIPKEELAEFEKVVDKLDQ, encoded by the exons ATGGCGTCTTCTAGAGCTGCAGCTCAATTGATGCTGCCGTTGCGGTCTGTCTCTAGGAGTATTGTATCTCGCTCAACGCATATTTCTATGATTAAGCCTTTTTTAGCCGTTGTGAACAGTTCGATAAGTCGTGGGCCGGCGCAATGTGCACATTCAGTTCGACACAGTTCTCATTCGCCGATGGGGGCTACGACGACGAAtcccaggaagaaggtgACTTTGCAGACATTACGGAATCTACACAAGAAAGGAGAGCCGATCACCATGCTTACTGCCCATGATTTTCCGAGTGGGCATATTGCGGAGGCTGCTGGAATGGAGATGATTTTGGTTGGGGATAGCTTGGCTATGGTGGCACTGGGTATGGAGGATACTAGTGAGGTGGTTATGGAAGAGATGCTGCTGCATTGCAGGAGCGTGGCGCGGGCTTCTAAGAGTGCTTTTACG ATTGCTGATCTTCCCATGGGCTCTTATGAGGTGTCGCCAGAGCAGGGTCTTCAATCGGCTATTCGGATTATTAAGGAGGGGCGTATGCAGGGTATCAAACTTGAAGGGGGTGCGGAGATGGCGCCGACGATCAAACGCATCACGCAGGCTGGAATCCCTGTTGTCGGTCACATTGGTCTCACTCCTCAACGCCAGAATGCACTTGGAGGTTTCAGAGTTCAAGGAAAATCTACCGCCGGGGCTCTCAAACTGCTGAAAGATGCCATGGCTGTGCAGGAAGCAGGCGCTTTCATGATGGTTCTAGAGGCTGTGCCTGCTGAAATTGCTGCAATTATTACAAAGAAGCTTCGCGTCCCAACAATTGGCATTGGTGCCGGCAATGGCTGCTCCGGACAGGTTCTTGTTCAGATTGACATGACCGGCAATTTCCCTCCTGGCCGATTCCTTCCCAAGTTCGTTAAAAGGTACGCCGACGTCTGGGGTGAAGCATTTAAAGGTATCCAGCAATATCGTGAGGAAGTGAAATCCCGGGTGTACCCTTCGGAAGAGTACACTTATCCCATCCCCAAGGAGGAGCTGGCGGAGTTTGAAAAAGTGGTTGACAAGCTGGATCAGTAA
- a CDS encoding protein serine/threonine kinase activating protein nimO (protein kinase essential for the initiation of DNA replication), with protein MAAVFIPPSPRTSLNMSTRRPLANVPNATNSPHRAGLVPAKRPRTTNAPVDIPYGQPPPKKQVIDGAEGDSRSPTRIRPATFQNADSKLFTRRTNNAQPSAFEKKLVAVRDKERQSQLRGTRHERPSAETIDSIRQWQRHYRKAFPQFVFYFDSIPEDLRSKCSRQVLALGAHEEKFFSRLVTHVVTSRPIPPETDVASPAEVNTESVDQAAADGTLQTVNPSLLEKNPDGHLHMSLKNDVRREQSNMDVLYRARQMGMKIWAIEKLQRMIATINDGDIGGHSGHSTRNSHVGGGHSRGRGEADLSQVLQNELNGSSDRNPLSVLKDLVMFKGPFVYVHDMDEKTRPVMVREYPKVVRRQDGIWPQFRSAPLGKCPFIDEPPTKKELERQRARQQEKKKAASKAAPTQEAQVPRTNVPEYAIEKAADRAPKKEYSPQDVDEEAVSQRRQPELQEMQPTRPLSPKKSSESFVPPQLNCGERFYTGGREPAASGMQPSNITSAIRSQMVSSTAAAPGAKAGISKEVHELKRKVLEKSNGGYSTGTGPSSYRATDATAALKMTKSQGNRQSRLDPPEKLGNVIEEETTQSESNDAGKRRNSIRKGTCQKKKERRRDPKPGYCENCRDKFDDFEEHVMTRKHRKFATNSANWAELDSLLFQLQRPVKDEYEYV; from the exons ATGGCAGCAGTATTCATACCCCCTTCACCTCGGACCTCCCTGAACATGTCGACTCGCCGACCACTCGCAAACGTGCCGAATGCTACTAACTCCCCCCATAGGGCAGGCCTCGTGCCTGCCAAACGCCCTCGAACCACAAATGCACCCGTCGATATCCCTTACGGCCAGCCACCGCCCAAAAAGCAAGTGATTGACGGGGCAGAAGGCGACAGTCGGTCACCAACCCGTATCAGACCTGCTACTTTCCAGAACGCAGACTCCAAGCTCTTCACACGTCGTACGAATAATGCCCAGCCAAGTGCTTTTGAGAAGAAACTGGTCGCTGTgagggataaagaaagaCAATCCCAGCTTAGAGGGACTAGACATGAAAGACCATCGGCGGAAACCATCGATTCTATACGGCAATGGCAGAGGCATTATCGGAAGGCTTTCCCCCAGTTCGTCTTCTATTTCGACAGTATTCCAGAGGATCTGCGCAGCAAATGCTCGCGACAAGTTCTTGCATTGGGAGCT CATGAGGAGAAATTCTTCTCGCGTTTAGTAACACATGTTGTCACGTCGCGCCCTATCCCTCCGGAAACCGACGTGGCGAGCCCGGCGGAGGTCAATACGGAATCGGTCGACCAAGCTGCTGCAGATGGCACTCTGCAGACGGTTAACCCGTCATTACTTGAGAAAAATCCTGATGGGCACCTACATATGTCACTCAAGAATGACGTGCGGCGTGAGCAGAGCAATATGGATGTCTTATATAGGGCTCGTCAGATGGGAATGAAAATATGGGCTATTGAGAAACTTCAACGGATGATCGCCACGATCAATGATGGTGACATTGGTGGCCATAGTGGCCATTCGACCCGAAACAGCCATGTCGGCGGTGGGCATTCTAGGGGTAGAGGCGAGGCAGACCTTTCACAAGTTCTTCAGAATGAGCTTAACGGCTCTTCTGACCGTAACCCCCTCTCCGTATTGAAGGATTTGGTCATGTTCAAAGGCCCATTTGTCTATGTTCATGACATGGATGAGAAGACCAGGCCTGTTATGGTTCGCGAGTACCCGAAAGTTGTAAGACGACAAGACGGTATTTGGCCACAATTCAGAAGTGCACCGCTGGGGAAATGTCCCTTTATCGATGAACCTCCTACAAAGAAGGAGTTGGAAAGGCAGCGGGCGcgtcaacaagagaagaaaaaggctgCTTCAAAGGCTGCCCCTACCCAAGAGGCTCAGGTTCCAAGAACAAATGTTCCCGAATATGCCATTGAGAAAGCAGCTGATCGCGCACCTAAAAAAGAGTATAGCCCTCAAgatgttgatgaggaggctgtATCTCAGCGTAGACAGCCAGAATTGCAGGAGATGCAGCCAACCCGACCGTTATCCCCGAAGAAAAGCTCTGAAAGCTTTGTTCCTCCGCAGCTCAATTGTGGCGAGCGATTCTATACTGGTGGTCGCGAACCCGCGGCGTCAGGTATGCAACCATCGAACATCACTTCTGCTATCCGTTCCCAGATGGTGTCCTCTACTGCCGCGGCGCCTGGTGCAAAAGCTGGCATAAGCAAAGAGGTCCATGAGCTAAAGAGAAAAGTCCTCGAAAAGAGCAATGGGGGATACTCTACTGGCACGGGCCCTTCATCGTACCGGGCTACAGATGCTACAGCGGcgctgaagatgacgaagagtcAAGGCAATCGGCAGAGCAGGTTAGACCCGCCTGAGAAGCTCGGGAACGTCATTGAAGAGGAAACCACCCAATCGGAGAGCAATGATGCTGGAAAACGGCGAAACAGCATACGAAAAGGTACCTgtcaaaagaagaaggagagaaggagagaccCGAAACCAGGCTATTGTGAAAATTGCAGGGATAAGTTTGACGATTTCGAAGAG CATGTTATGACAAGAAAACACCGCAAGTTCGCGACCAACAGCGCAAACTGGGCAGAACTAGACTCGCTACTCTTCCAGCTACAACGCCCAGTCAAGGATGAATATGAGTACGTTTAG